The DNA sequence GCGCTACGAGGAGACCGTATGGCGGAGGACCACGGCATGGACCTGGGAGCGAGCGGACCGCCGAGCGACTCCCCGGCGGCGGACGCCTGGCGCCGGCAGGCGATCACCTGGCGCAACCGGGTCATGCTGCTGCTCGACCGGCTGCCGCTGCCGGTCGCCCTCTGCGACGCGGAGGGCGTCATCCTGCTGGCGAACCCGGCGATGGCCGCCGAGTGGGGCATGCTGTCGGGGCAGATGCGCGGGCGCAATGCCCTGGACTTCTTCCACCCACGCCGGACGACCCGGCTCCATCCGATCGGGGAAGCCGTCCGGCTGCGCCGCAGGTCCCGCTATCCGGTCGAAGTGACCTGGTCCACCGCGGCCGGCACCGAGCGGTACGGCGAGATGGACGTCGACCCGGTCAGTGACACCCCGGATGCCCCACCGGCCCTGCTGTTGCTGCTGCGGGTGCTGGGCGAACGGGCGCAGACCCCCGCTGAAAGCGTGGCCGAGGACCCGCGGGCGAGCGAGGTCGAGGCGCGGATCCTCGCCCTGGCGGCGGGCGGCGTCACGACCGCGCGGGTGGCCAAGACGGTCGGCCTGACCGTGGACGGGGTCAACTACCACCTGGCGCGACTGTCCCGGCGCTGGGGTGTGCGGGGCAAGGCGGCGCTGGTGGCCCGCGCCTATGTCCTGGGCGTGCTCGATGCCGAGGCATGGCCACCGGCCGTAGCACACCGATCAGGGCCGGACTGAAGCGATCAGGTAACGAGGCCCGATCACACCGATCGCACGATCACATCCGATCATGTCCGATCAGAAGGGATAGGGTGAGCTGACTGCCGTGCCTCACAAAGGGGCGTCGGGTTCGGAAGGGGCGGGACGATGCCTTTGGCGGCCGAACGCCAGGAGAGGATTCTCGCCGCGGTCCGCAAGCACGGCATGGTGCGGCTGTCGGACCTGGTGACCCAGCTGGGCGTCACGGCGGTCACTGTGCGCAGGGACGTGACGCTGCTGGCCGACCGGGGTCTGGTGCAGCGGGTGCACGGGGGTATCGCGCTGCCGCACCGGGCACAGACCCAGCCGGCGCGGGAGGGCGTGCCCGGGGCCTACGGTCCGATGGCGACGCGCGCCTTGGTGGGCATGGTGGTGCCCTCGGTGGAGTACTACTGGCCCCCGGTCATCCAGGGGGCCCACGCCGCCGTGGCCGCGGCCGAGGGCCGGCTCGTCATGCGCGCCTCGCGCTGGGACGACCCGGCCGAGGACCGGCGGCAGATCAACGCCCTCCTGGAGCGGGGAGCGCAGGCGCTGCTCATCGCCCCGACCACGACCGGCGACACGGCCACGGAGCTGCTGCGCTGGATCGGATCGCTCACCGTGCCGGTGATCCTCGTCGAGCGCCGGCCCCCTCAGGAGCTGCTCACCCTCGCACTGGACGCCGCCATGACCGCCCACGCGCTCGGCGCCGGCCTGGCGGTGCGCCATTTCGTCACCCTGGGGCACAGCCGCATCGCGCTGATCACCACCCGTCAGAGCCCCACGAGCACGGCGCTGCGCACCGGCTGGCACGACGCGGTGGACACGCTGGGGCTTCCCTCGCACGAGGGCCTCGACATCGAGGTGCCGTCCTACGGGGCGCCGGGATGGGCGAAGGCGTACACCGGTGTGCTGAGGCGCAGCCGCGACCTCGGGGTACGGGCGTTGCTGGTGCACTCGGACCGCGAGGCCATCGGCCTGATCGAGCGCGCCCGCGACCAGGACATCAGCGTGCCGGGCGATCTGGCCATCGTGACCTACGACGACGAGATCGGGGCGGCCTCCGATCCGCCGCTGACCGCCGTGCGCCCCCAGAAGCACCGCATCGGCAGGATCGCCGCCGAACTCGCGCTGGCCAAGCTCGCCGATGTCGGTGAGGAGTGGCCCGTCCACCGCGTCGAGCTCTGGCCGACCGTGGTGGTGCGGGAGTCCTGCGGCACCGTGCCGAGGCCGGAGGCGCCGTAGCGCCGACCGGAAGACGGCGTCTGACCAGGCATTTCAGTGTTTCCCTTCGCCTTGGTGCGCCTCGTCGGCCGTATCGCTCCTGATCGATTTTGATCGATATAGTTCCGGCTCGTTGACCCAGAACTGTGCGGGGCGCTGAAGTGACCGGGTCACTCGCACAGGAGAGAGCAATGATGCTTTCAACCAACACCGCCGGCGCGGAGGCGGAATCCGCGCCCTCGCCCTCGCCCCCGCCGTCGTCGTGCTCGCGGCGCACCGTGCTGCGCGCGTCAGCGGGCCTGGGGGCCGCGGCCGCGACCGCGGGGACGCTGTCCGGCTGCTCCTCGTCCTCGTCGAAAGCCACCACGGTCACGGTGTGGTCCTGGCTCACCGGCATGGACAAGTACGTCGCGGCGTTCAACAAGAAGCACACGGACATCCACGTCGAGCTGAGCGTGATCGCCGCCGGGCTCTCGGGCGGCTACGCCCAGCAGACCAACGCCATCCGCGCGCACAACGC is a window from the Streptomyces luomodiensis genome containing:
- a CDS encoding substrate-binding domain-containing protein, giving the protein MPLAAERQERILAAVRKHGMVRLSDLVTQLGVTAVTVRRDVTLLADRGLVQRVHGGIALPHRAQTQPAREGVPGAYGPMATRALVGMVVPSVEYYWPPVIQGAHAAVAAAEGRLVMRASRWDDPAEDRRQINALLERGAQALLIAPTTTGDTATELLRWIGSLTVPVILVERRPPQELLTLALDAAMTAHALGAGLAVRHFVTLGHSRIALITTRQSPTSTALRTGWHDAVDTLGLPSHEGLDIEVPSYGAPGWAKAYTGVLRRSRDLGVRALLVHSDREAIGLIERARDQDISVPGDLAIVTYDDEIGAASDPPLTAVRPQKHRIGRIAAELALAKLADVGEEWPVHRVELWPTVVVRESCGTVPRPEAP
- a CDS encoding PAS domain-containing protein, which encodes MAEDHGMDLGASGPPSDSPAADAWRRQAITWRNRVMLLLDRLPLPVALCDAEGVILLANPAMAAEWGMLSGQMRGRNALDFFHPRRTTRLHPIGEAVRLRRRSRYPVEVTWSTAAGTERYGEMDVDPVSDTPDAPPALLLLLRVLGERAQTPAESVAEDPRASEVEARILALAAGGVTTARVAKTVGLTVDGVNYHLARLSRRWGVRGKAALVARAYVLGVLDAEAWPPAVAHRSGPD